One Nitrosomonas sp. PY1 DNA window includes the following coding sequences:
- the lnt gene encoding apolipoprotein N-acyltransferase, with protein sequence MTEFYRIKLIIAAILGAVTVLGFAPFYLFPIPVVTLALLLKFCRNNQSAWQTSLLGFSFGMGLFSAGVTWLYVSLHDFGAMPTHIAIVVLMILCAYMSLFPALSLYILTRLRISSALLWSCVAAALWILFEWLRGTLFTGFPWLAVGYSQAPSSPLVGFAPIIGVYGISFLLVLSSALLFLCIENRLKALRYGSLLVLIWLSSYILQMIDWTSPQGEPITVSLLQGNISQDLKWRDDHIENTMEIYKKLILESPSQLIVTPEISIPLFSNVVPARYVAQLAEHARNNNGDVLIGLAEHGTNQGEYYNTMFSFGSAPEQSYRKYHLVPFGEYIPLKAVFGWIVHILQIPLSDFSRGSLDQKPMYLAGQRIAINICYEDAFGEEIIKQLPDATLLVNVSNDAWFGRSIGPQQHLQISQMRALETGRYMLRATNTGVTAIIDERGQVLQSIEIFTTAALHSAVQGFTGTTPYVRRGNYPILLLAGLLCIVALVLLRAKSKDPQKNL encoded by the coding sequence TGTTGAAATTCTGTCGCAACAACCAATCGGCGTGGCAAACAAGCTTACTAGGCTTCAGCTTCGGCATGGGATTATTCTCGGCAGGGGTCACTTGGCTTTATGTCAGTTTGCATGATTTTGGTGCAATGCCGACACATATTGCAATTGTTGTATTAATGATACTATGCGCTTATATGTCATTATTTCCGGCATTGAGTCTGTATATCCTAACTCGTCTTCGAATCTCATCCGCTTTATTATGGTCATGCGTTGCTGCCGCACTATGGATACTATTTGAATGGTTGCGTGGCACATTATTCACGGGCTTTCCATGGTTGGCGGTAGGATATTCACAAGCACCCTCAAGTCCTTTGGTAGGTTTTGCACCGATTATTGGCGTATATGGAATTTCCTTTTTATTAGTATTAAGCTCTGCACTGCTTTTTCTTTGCATTGAAAATAGGCTAAAAGCACTGCGCTATGGGTCTCTGCTCGTTTTGATTTGGTTGAGTAGTTATATTTTGCAAATGATTGACTGGACCAGCCCTCAAGGAGAACCAATCACAGTTAGCCTGCTACAAGGAAATATCTCGCAAGACTTAAAGTGGCGAGATGACCATATTGAAAACACCATGGAAATTTATAAAAAACTGATTCTGGAAAGCCCAAGCCAGTTAATCGTCACGCCGGAAATCTCCATTCCACTTTTTAGCAACGTCGTACCTGCAAGATATGTAGCACAATTAGCGGAACATGCGCGCAACAACAATGGCGATGTATTAATTGGCTTAGCTGAACACGGAACCAATCAAGGGGAATACTACAATACCATGTTCAGCTTTGGTTCTGCGCCTGAACAAAGTTATCGCAAATACCATCTGGTACCTTTCGGTGAATATATTCCCTTAAAAGCAGTTTTTGGATGGATCGTCCATATATTACAAATTCCATTATCTGATTTTTCGCGCGGCAGCCTCGACCAAAAACCAATGTATCTAGCAGGGCAAAGAATCGCCATTAATATTTGTTATGAAGACGCATTTGGTGAAGAAATCATCAAGCAACTCCCTGATGCAACCTTACTTGTCAACGTCAGCAATGACGCATGGTTCGGCCGCTCAATCGGACCACAACAACATTTACAAATTTCGCAAATGCGTGCATTGGAAACCGGACGATATATGCTTCGCGCAACGAACACCGGCGTTACCGCGATCATTGATGAGCGTGGACAAGTGTTGCAAAGCATAGAGATTTTCACCACCGCAGCGCTGCATAGCGCTGTGCAAGGCTTCACCGGAACCACACCGTATGTGCGTCGCGGTAATTATCCAATATTACTATTGGCTGGATTACTATGCATTGTCGCGCTTGTCTTGCTGCGAGCAAAATCAAAAGATCCACAGAAAAACCTGTAG